The nucleotide window AAGGGGATGTTGACCCCGGGGTCGGCGGTCGACTGATCGCTCTTGAGCGCCAGGTCGACGGGGCCGGCAACCTTGGGCGTCTTGTGGAAGGGCACCGGGCCGATCTGGATGATCGGGCCGTCGGCCGACGGCGGGATGAAGCCCGGCGTGCTGTTCGGGGAGGCGCCGCTGGTGGGGTTGTCGGTGCTGCCCGGGGTGCTCCCGGGGGTGTTGCCGGGGGTGGTGCCGGGGGTCGACCCCGGGGTCGCCGCCGGCGTCGGGTCGATGTGGAACGCCGCGGTCAGCGGGCTGGCCGCACCGGGGACGTTGACGACGAGGTGGTCGTCGCCGCCGCCACCGGCGAACTTGGTCGACGGCACCGCCACCGCGATGGTGCCGTCGCCCCAGAGCTGCACCGGGGCGTTGACGCCGGCGATCGTGACCGTGCCCTTCTGCGAGCCGAAGCCACCGCCGGTGATGCCGATCACCGCGCCGGCAGCGCCGTTGGCGGGCTTGAGGGCGGCGAGGTGGAGGATGGCGAGGCCGTTGGGGAGCGTCGAGGGCGCGTTGCCCTGCGGCGTCACCGTGAGGTCGCCACCGGTGGCGCCGGCGGGGATGGTGACGCTGATCGAGGTCGGCGACCAGCCCTTGATCCCGAGGGCGGTGCCGCCCAGGGTGACGGTGCCGGCGTTGGTGCCGAAGCCGGCCCCGTTGATGGTGACGGTGTCGCCCGCCTGGGCGCGGGCCGAGGAGGCGCCGGCGATCTGCGAGTTGACGGTGAGGTTGCCCCCGGAGATCTGATGGCCGTCGGCGCGGGTGAAGACCACGGCGCCGGAGGTCGAGCCCGGCTGCACCGTGAAGCTGATGGTGTTGTCGCTCCAGGCGGAGCCGATGCCGGCGCCGTTGAGCGTCGCCGAGCCGCTGTTGCCGAAGCCGGCGCCGGAGAGGCTCACCACCTGGCCGGGGGCCGCCGCGGCGGTGGAGAGGCCGCTCGCGTTGGGCTGGACATTGATGGCGCCCGCGCCCGTCGTCACGACGTTGGTGAGGATGGATGGGTTCTTCGTGGAGGTGGCGAAGCCGGCGAAGGCGAGCGCCACCGCGCCGTTGCAGTAGCTGCCCGGGGCGTTGAGCGACACCGCGGTGTCGCTGACCGCGGTCACCGGGATCCCCTGGCCGCAGGCGCTGGCGGTGATGGCCTGGCGGAACCCGCCCAGGGCGAAGCCGGAGCCGGCGACCGTGAAGCCTCCGCCCGGGCCCGGGGTGGCGGTGTTCTGGGCCACCGCCGGCGCCATCAGCAGCAGCCGCTCGGTGTTGCTGCTCTGGTTCTGGCTGCCGAGGAGCACCGGGTAGCTGACCGTGACCACCACCGAGCCGGCGGCGCCCGAGGCCTGGAAGGTGATGCTGCTGTCGGACAGGCCGGTGATGTTCTGGCCGGTGCCGCCGACCGACAGCGAGGTGCCGTTGCCCTGGCCGCCGCAGGTGAAGCCCGAGCCGCTCACGGTCACGGACTCGCCGGCGTGGGCGAGGGCGTTGCCGACCGAGGAGACGTGCGGCTGCGAGCACTGTGCGGCCGCGACGGTGCGGGGCATCGCCACGTTGGCGGCGAGGACGCCGCCCAGGAGGGCGGTGCCGGTCAGTGCGCTGAGGATGCGGCGGTTCATGGGGCGTTCACCGGGGTGGCCTCGAAGACGAGGCGGTCTGGTGCGAATGCACCCTGCCAGAGAGGCCAGCAGGTCACCAGCTCGAGCACCTCGACACCGACCCCGTCGTGGGGCCTGTCGATGTAGCTGCGATCGGTGCCGGAGGTGATGTACCGCTGGTTGATCTTGTAGTAGAAGCGACCGTAGGTGGTGTCGAGCTCGACGACGGAGCCGTTGTGCACGTCGTTCCAGCTCGTCGAGAAGCCGTTGTGGTTGCCGATGAGGATGAGACCGCCCTCACCGGGGTAGTCGGTGTGGTCGTCGTGACCGGGCCCGGCGCTGAGGATGCCGCGGTCGGCGCCCTCGGTGACGACGGCGGTGAAGTTGATCCCGGGGACCGTCAGCTTCGCCATCGGCTCGCCGTCGGCGAGGTGCGGGTGCTTGGTCACGAAGACGCCGCTGCCCACCTGCTGGGCGTCGCTCACGCCGGCGTGGCTGGTGTCCCAGGCGGAGAGGAGCCTGTGCTGTTCGTAGCTCTCGTAGCCGACCAGGGTCCCGACGTAGCCGACGATGAGGACGGCGATACCCATCAGGAACCAGCTCGAGCGGCGGAGCCAGCGTTGGATGTGGAGAGGCATGGCCGTCCAAATTCTCCGAGAGAGAGGGGTTGTGAGAGAGGGAAGGGAAGGGTCGGGTCGGGTCGGGTCGATCCGGACGGGGCGGGGCGGGGGGCGCGGTGCCCCCCGCCCGTCCCTACGAGTGCTTGGTTACCGAACCTGGCCGCGACGGGCGGCGAGGCGCGGGAAGACCTGGAGCGCCATGGCGAGCGCGGCGAGGATGCCGGCGGCCGCGAAGCTGGCGGGACCGAACATGCCCGTGGAGGGCGGGGTCGGACCGTTGATCGGCGCGATGGCCGGGACCGTGGTGTTGGCCGGAGCCGAGGTGGAGACGCTGGCCACGGAGTTGGCGAGCGCGACCTCGGTGATCGGCTTGCTCTTGTTGCCGGCGCTGAGCAGGCTGCCCAGGAGGCCGGTGCCGTCGTTCACGAGGCGGACGTTCAGCGCGGCGACCGAGACGCTCTTGGAGGTCGCGGTGTTCATCCCGATCTGCGGCACGCCGCGGTCGATGATGAGGCTGATGCCGGTCGCGGGGATGGCGATGGTCTTGCTGGTGCCCACGGCGATGCCGAGGACCTGGTCCAGGTTGACGACGGGGATACCGAGGACCTTGATCGCGCCGAGGCTGCTCGCCCCGGTGGGATCGCCCGCGCCCGCGCCGAGGATGGCCTGAGCGCTGGAGCTGATACCGGTGATCTCGAGCAGCGGAAGGCCGCTGAGCAGACCGCCGGCGCCACCCGCACCACCGAGGAGACCCGAGAGGGGACCCAGGTTGGTGAGGCTGCCGAGGTTGAGGCCGCCGACGATGCCGTTGAGCGCGCTGGCCAGGCCACCGCTGGTACCGCCGCCGAGGATGCTGGTCAGATCGCCGAGGATCTGGTCACCCAGGGGAAGGATCTGGACGGAACCGACCTTGGTGCTCGCCAGCGACTGGAACGAGCCGGCCGAGCCGGTCAGGGGCTGAACGATCGCGTTGGAGGTGACCGACGCGGTCTTGATCAGCGAGTTGAGGCCGAGGTTCTGGCCGTTCAGGAGGCCGCCGAGCAGCCCGTTGGGGCCGAGCAGGCCGCCGAGAAGGCCGTTCAGGTTGGTGAGGTTGCCGAGCAGGCCGCCGTTGCCGAGAAGGCCGGACAGCAGGCCGCCGTTGTTGCCGAGGATGCCGAGCACCGAGCCGCCCGAGCTGCTGCCGGTGACGCCGCTGAGGACGCCGCCCACAACCGGGACGCTGCTGGTGAGGCCGCCGAGGCCCGCGAGCAGACCCTGGCTGCCGAGCACGCCGCCGAGCAGGCCGCTGCTGCCGCTGCCGCCGGTCAGGCTGCCGAGGACGCCGGTGACCGCGCCGCCGAGCGGAAGACCGCCGAGCAGGCCGCTGGCCGCGCCGCCGCTGGTGCCGGCCGGAGCGCCGACGATGCCGGAGAGGAGGCTGCCCACGACGGGCAGGCCGCTGGTGGTGTTGAGCAGGCTGCTCAGGATGCCGTTGGGGCCGAGCAGGTTGCCCAGGCCGCCGCCGGCGCCCAGCAGGCCGCTGAGGTTCGGAAGCGACAGGCTGGGGGTGACCGCCAGGCTGGTGGTGCTGTTGTCCGCCGAGGCGCGGGCCCCGGAGAGGCCGGCCGCCTGCGCCAGGCTGTTGGTCACAGCGTCAGCGTGGTAGGGGGCCAGGTTCAGCTGGATCGGAGCGCCGGCCGGGGTCGCGATCACCGAGGACTGCGCCGTCGGGGCATCGGTCACGCCGGGGACGTTGTAGTTGGCGACCAGGGTGTTGCCCAGGTTGACGCCGAGGCCCTTGAGGGCGCTGTCGAGGTTGCCCAGGCCGGTGCCGCCGGTGCCGCCGAGGACGCCGTTGAGGAGTCCGCCGACGATCGGGAGCGAGTTGGTCAGCGACGTGAGGTTGCCCACGATGCTGCTGTTGCCGCCGAGCAGGCCGGTGAGGCCGGAGAGCAGGCCGCCGTTGCCGAGGGCGCTGGTCAGGCCGCTGGTCCCGCCGAGGATGCCGGTGACGCCGTTGAGTGCGCCCAGGGCCGTCTTGACGGCGCCGGTCAGGGTGTCCAGCTCCTGCTGGAGGGGTGCGAACTGGATGTCGATCGGCGTCGAATCGCCGTGGCCCGACAGCAGGTCGAGGAGGTTCCCGGTGAGAACGCCGTTGGCGTTCGCAGCGTCGACCTTGATGCTGAGGTCCGTGTTGCCGAGGACACCACCCAGCGTCTGGCTGAGGAGCTGTCCGACGGCCGGCACGGCCGAGATGAGAGCCGACGGGGAGATCGACACCTGCAGGGCCGAAGCCTGCGCGGTACCCGTCGGGGCTGCGGTGTCGGCGTGAGCCGACATCGGCAGCACGAGAACACCCGCCATGCCGGCGATGGCCCCGGCACTGAGCAATCTGACTTTCTTCACGGCTACCCCTAGTCCCTCCGCGTGGTGAATATGAGAGGCTTGATGACCCGCCACCACGTTCGGTCCGGTTGCCCACGCTTGCCCCGGGTCCGATGCCGTGGTTCACACTTGCCGGCTATGCCTGCACCACCAGAACGTCACCCTCAGCGGGAAACTTGCGCCACTGGCCAGCCGGAGCGAACGCATGAAAATGGGTGATCGTCGCCCGCGGTGGCGGACGCGCTTCGCCCCCTCTCCCACCGGGGCGCTGCACGCGGGTTCGGTGCGTACTGCGCTCTTCAACTGGCTCGCCGCCCGTGCCACCGGAGGCACCTTCCTCCTCCGGGTCGAGGACACGGATCAGGCAAGGTACCACCCCGGAAGCGAGTTGCAAATCCTCGAGTCCCTTCGCTGGCTCGGCCTGGACTGGGACGAGGGCCCCGAGGTCGGCGGCCCCCACGCTCCCTACGTCCAGTCGCTCCGCACCGACCTCTACCGGCTCGAGGCTGACCGGTTGGTCGAGGCCGGCGCCGCCTACTGGTGCACCTGCACGCCCTCGCGGCTCGAGCAGATGCGCGCCGAGCAGCGGGCGGCCGGCCGGCCCACCCGCTACGACCGGCGCTGCCTGGCCCGGCAGGAGGAGGTGGCCCAGGAGCGCGCCGCCGGGGTCCCGGCCGTGCTCCGCCAGCTCATCCCTCCCGGCCGCACCGAGTGGATCGATCTCATCCGGGGCCCGATCGCCTTCGACAACGCCGAGATCGACGACCAGGTCCTGCTCAAGGGCGACGACTTCCCGACCTACCACCTGGCCAACGTCGTGGACGACCACGCGATGGGGATCACCCACGTGATCCGGGCCGAGGAGTGGATCCCCTCGACCCCCAAGCACCTCTCTCTCTATGCGGCCCTCGGCTGGGACCCGCCCGTGTTCGCCCACGTGCCCGTGGTGCTGGGCGAGGACGGCCAGAAGCTGAGCAAGCGCCGGGGCGCCCGGAACATCCTCGACTACCGCGAGCTCGGCTACCTCCCCTCCGCCCTGGTCAACGCGATGGCGCTGCTGGGCTGGTCGTCGGGCACCGACGATGAGGTGTTCGGCATCGCCGAGCTCGCCGAGCGCTTCTCGCTCGACCGGGTGAACCCGGCGCCGGCGGTCTTCGACTCGAAGCGGCTCGACGCCCTCAACGGGCTCCACATCCGGCGGCTGCCGGCGGCGGAGCTGGCCGCGGCGCTGGCGCCGTGGATCGAGGGGGCGACCGAGGAGCAGCGCCTCGCGCTCGTGCCCCTCCTCCAGGAGAGGATGAGCCGGCTCGACGAGGCCACCCGGCTGGCGGCTCCACTGCTCGGCGAGGTGGCCTGGCCGGAGGGGGCCGACTTCCCGCCCCGCAAGGTCGACGTCGACTCCGCGGCGGCGCTCCTCGAGGCCACCATCGCCGAGGTCGACGGCGGCGGCCTCGGGGACACCGAGGCGATGCGGCAGCGGCTCGCCGCCGTCCTCGAGGAACGTGGCACCAAACCCCGCGACGGCTTCCGCGTCCTCTACATGGCGATCCTCGGCAGCCCCCAGGGCGTGCCCGTGTTCGACGCCATGCGATTCATCGGCCCCGACGTGGCGGTGCGGCGGCTGCGTACCGCACGCGAACGCCTGTACGGTGGAGTCTGATATCGTCCCGGTGGAGACGGGGGCAGAGACGGGGACAGAGAGGATGGGACGGCCCTCGAAGACGTGGGGGGAATTGGCCGTGGGGAGACGAGTATATGCGTGAACACGGCAGTATGCACGCGTCGGCAAAAACTGGCAGCCGTGTGACGGCGACGGCACCCGACAAGTTCGGCGCCTAAGGCACGCCGGCCACGTGCCCATGGGCAGGTGCCGAACGCCGGCGCCAGCGGTCCGCAGACCGGACAATAGACACATCCCGCCGGCCACCGGCGGGTGCCGCAGCGGCCGGCGAGGGGCCCCGGGAGCGACCAGTGACCACCTCCGTCGACGGCCTGCGCGGCACCCTGGAGGCGTTCCTGCGCGAGGCCGGCATGGAGCACTACCTCCACTTCAGCGGCCAGAAGGACGCCCTGGAGATCTTCCCGATCGTCCTCCGCCATGCCGACGTCTTCGTCCCCGACGCGGTTCGCACCGCCCTCGCCGCCCGCGACGCCGCCACCGATCCCGCCGAGCAGCGCCGCGCCACCGCGCTCGCCCAGGCGGTCGCCGAGCTCTGCATGGAGCGCGCCCTGGCGATGCTCGCCGACGAGCTCGCCACCGCCCAGGCCCAGGCGACGGTCACCGTCGACGGCGAGACCATGCCCTACCACGGCGTCCACACCGCGGTGCAGAACGAGCCCGACCGGGAGCGGCGCCGCGCCCTGGAGCGGGCCCGCCTCGCCGAGACCGCGCGGCTCGACCCGCTCCGCGAGCAGCTGCTCCGCCGCCACCACGCGGCGATCCGCGAGCTCGGCTTCGACTCCTACACCTCCTTCTACTCGACCCTCAAGGGCATCGACCTCCAGGCCCTCGGTGAGATCGCGGCCGGCTTCCTGGAGCGCACCCGGGACCTCTACCTCGAGCATCTCGTCCCCTGGTTCGAGGAGGTCGTCGGCGTTCCCTTCGCGGAGGCCGAGCGGCACGACGCGGCGGTGCTGTTCCGGATGCGGGAGCGCGACGCCTGCTTCCCCGCTGAGCGGATGGTCCCGGCGCTCCGCGAGACCCTGCTCCGGCTCGGCGTCGCCCTCGACGACCAGCCCAACGTCCACCTCGACACCGAGGACCGGCCGCGGAAGAATCCGCGGGCGTTCTGCGTCGCCGTCCAGGCGCCCGGCGAGGTCTACCTGGTGATCCGGCCGACCGGGGGTTACCAGGACTGGCGGTCGCTCTTCCACGAGGCGGGACACACCGAGCACTTCGCCCACGTCGAGGCGGCGCGCCCCTTCGAGGAGCGGCTGCTCGGCGACAACAGCGTCACCGAGGCCTTCGCCTTCAGCCTCGAGCACCTCCTGCTCGACGCCGCCTGGCTCACCGAGCACGCCGAGGCGTCGGGCGAGGAGCTGCGCACCCTGCTCCACCGGGTGCACGTCTACTACCTCTACATGATCCGGCGCTACGCGGCCAAGCTCCTCTACGAGCTGGAGCTGCACGGCACCGGCGCCGTCGACCTGTCGGCGATGCCCGGGCGGTACGCGGAGCTGCTCACCGAGCACCTCGGCTTCGCCTACCCGACCGAGACCTGGCTCGACGACGTCGACGCCGGCTTCTACGCCTCCCAGTACCTCCGCGCCTGGATGCTCGAGGCCCAGCTCCGCGAGCACTGGCGGGCCGCCCGCGGCGACCGCTGGTGGGCCTCGGCCCAGACCGGCGCGGAGATGCGCGGGCTCTGGTCGCTCGGCCAGGCGCTGCCCGCCGACCTTGTCGCCGTCGAGCTGGGGATGGACCGCCTCGACGACGCCGCCCTGGAGCGGCGCATCCGCGAGGGGCTGGCAGGAGTGACCGCATGACCGGCCCGCGGCGGGGCACCGCCGTCGTGACCGGGGCGAGCAGCGGCATCGGCGCCGCCACCGTGGCCACCCTCGCCCGGGCGGGGTGGCGGGTGGTCGCCGGGGCTCGGCGCGAGGGCCGGCTGCGCGAGGTGGCGGAACGGGCGGGGGCGCGCTGGATGCCGCTCGACGTCACCGACCAGGCCAGCGTCGACGCCTTCGTCGCCGGCCTCGACGAGTGCGCGGTGCTGGTCAACAACGCCGGCGGCGCCTACGGGCTCGCCCCGATCGCCGAGGCCGACGACGAGCAGTGGCGGCGGATGTACGAGGTCAATGTCCTCGGGTTGATGCGCATGACCCGGGCGCTGCTGCCGCTGCTGGAGCGGGCCGGGCCCGGCCATGTGGTGAACATCGGCTCGATCGCGGCCGCCGAGACGTACCCCGGGGGCGCGGGCTACACCGCGGTCAAGCACGGGGTGCGCGCGATCACCCGCACCCTCCGCCAGGAGCTGCTCGGCCGTCCCGTCAGGGTCACCGAGGTCGACCCGGGGGCGGTGGAGACGGAGTTCAGCCTGGTCCGCCTCGGCAGCGAGGAGCGCGCCGCCCAGGTCTACGCGGGGATGATCCCGCTGAGCGGCGAGGACATCGCCGAGTGCGTGCTCTGGGTGGTGGAGCGGCCGCCGCACGTCAACGTCGACGAGCTGGTGGTGCGCCCCCTCGACCAGGTCATGGGGGTGCCGACCCTGCACAGACGGGAGCAGCCCGGCTGATCAGCCCTGGCGGGTGGGGCCGGCCCGCTCCGGGGTGATCTTCAGGATCACCCGCTGCTCGCGCTCCATGGCGGCGCGGTAGTCGTCCCAGTCGGGGTGCTCGCCGAAGCTGGAGCGGTAGTAGTCGACCAGCGGCTCCATCGCCTCGGGCAGGGAGACGACCCGGGCCGGTCCCTCGACCACCGCCCAGGCGCCGAAGAAGCCGTCGTTCAGGACGCAGACCGAGGCGCGGCCGGTGCGGCGGACGTGGTGGGTCTTCATCGCGGTCTCGCGGGTGCTCACCACCAGGTCGCCGTCGGCGTCGATGCCGACCACGATCGGAGACATCGCCACCCCGCCGTCGGCCCGCTCGGTGGCGAGCACCGCGCGGTGATTGGAGCGGATGAAGTCCCTGGCCTCGTCGATGGTCATGGATCACTCCTCACTGTCCGGGACGAGCACACCATACCCGCCCGGACTCGACCCGTAGGGATCGCCTACCCTTGGACGTCGTGATCCCACCCACGGCTGCGCTGCGACGGACGCGAGGCGAGGCCGACCCCGAGCCGGCGGGGCGCTGGCGCGAGGGTCTTGGCGTCCGCCCCGAGCTCATCCTCGTCGCCGCGACCGAGCTGTTCCGCGAGAGCGGCTACCACGGGGTGGGGGTCGACGACATCGGCCGGGCCGCGGGGATCACCGGGCCGGCGGTGTACCGCCACTTCCCCAGCAAGGTGGCCATCCTCATCGCCGTGTTCGACCGCATCACCGAGCGGCTGCTCGAGGGCGGCGAGGCGCAGCTGGCCCGGGGCCGCTCGCCGCGGGGACGGCTGGAGCGGCTGGTGGGGTTCCATGTCGACTTCGTCCTCGACGAGCGCGCCCTGATGGCCGTGTACGCGCGGGAGGACGACAGCCTCCCCAGCGCCGACCGCCGCCGGCTGCGCCGCCGCCAGCGCCTCTACCTCGAGCACTGGGTCGAGACCCTGGTCCGGCTGCGCCCCGAGCTCAGCGACGAGGCCGCCCGGGCCGCGGTGCGCAGCGTGCTGGGGATGCTGAACGCGGTCGCCCACTACGACGCCGTGCTCGAGCGCGACGAGCTGGCGGCGCTGCTCGAGCGGATGGCGATCGCCTCGCTGCTCGCCGCCGCGCGCGGACCACGTGGGCAGGCCGCCGACCGCTAGCCTGTCGGGCGTGAACCGCGGCTCGCGGTGATCGCGGTGCGCGAGGAGGGCGAGGTGAGCGCGGACGTCTGGACCGGAGATGAGCACCGTCTGCTGCGCGAGACCGTGCGCAACTTCACCGAGCACGAGATCGTGCCATTCCTGGCCACATGGGAGCGGCAGGGCGAGCTGCCCCGCGCGCTGAGCGAGCGCGCCGGCGCGCTGGGGCTGCTCGGGGCCGGCTGGCCCGAGGCGGTGGGTGGCTCCGGCGGCGACATCACCCACGCATCGGTGGTCGCCGAGGAGGTGATCCAGAGCGGCGGCTCGGGCGGGATCTGCGCCGGGCTCTTCACCCACGGCATCGCGATCCCCCACATCCTCGCCGCCGGTGACGCGGCGCAGATCGAGCGCTGGGTGCGGCCGACCCTCGAGGGGCGGCTGATCGGCGCACTCGCGGTCACCGAGCCCGACGCCGGCTCGGACGTCGCCTCGCTGCACACCCGCGCGGTGCGCGACGGCGACCACTACGTGGTGAACGGCGCCAAGACGTTCATCACCTCCGGGGCGCGCGCCGACTTCGTGACCACCGCGGTGCGCACCGGCGGCGAGGGCCACGGCGGGGTGTCGCTGCTGGTCGTCGAACGCGGCACCCCGGGGTTCACGGTGGGCCGGCGCCTCGAGAAGATGGGCTGGTGGTGCTCCGACACCGCGGAGCTGGCCTTCGCCGACGTGCGGGTGCCGGTCGCCAACCTGGTCGGCGAGGAGGGCACCGGCTTCCTCCAGATCATGCGCAACTTCCAGTCGGAGCGCATCGGCATCGCGGTGCAGGCTCACGCCACCGCGCAGCGCTGCCTCGACCTGGCGCTCGCCTGGGCGGGCTCGCGCCAGGCCTTCGGACGCCCGCTGATGGCGCGGCAGGTGATCCGCCACAAGCTCACCGAGATGGCGCGGCAGACCGACGTCGCCCGCGAGTACACCCGCGCGGTGATGGCGCGGATGCTCCGCGGCGAGGACTGCGTGCGGCAGGTGTCGATGGCGAAGAACACCGCGGTGATGGCCTGCCACCATGTCGTCGACGAGGCGGTGCAGATCCACGGCGGGATGGGCTACATGCGCGAGACCGAGGTCGAGCGCCACTACCGCGACAGCCGCATCCTCGGCATCGGCGGCGGCACCAACGAGATCATGAACGAGATCATCGCCAGGACCATGGGCCTGTGACAGGAGAACTCTGGTGAACGTCGCCGACTACCAGCACCTGCTCTTCGAGCGCCGCGCCAACGGCGTGCTGCTGATCACCATCAACCGCCCCGACCGCCTGAACGCCACCGACGAGGTGCTCCACAACGAGCTCTGCAGGGTCTGGCCGGACGTCTCCGTCGACCCGGAGACCAGGGTGGCGGTGATCACCGGCGCCGGCCGCGCCTTCAGCGCCGGCGGCGACCTCTCGATGGTGCAGTCCCAGGTGGGCAACTTCCGCAAGGTCGCGGCGATCATGGAGGAGGCCCGTTCGATCGTCCACAACATCATCGAGTGCGAGAAGCCGGTGATCTCGGCGATCAACGGGGTCGCGGTGGGCGCCGGTCTCGCGGTCGCGCTGATGGCGGACATCAGCATCATGGCCGAGGAGGCGCGCATCACCGACGGCCACATCCGCCTCGGGGTGGGCGCGGGCGACCACGCCGCGATCATCTGGCCGCTGCTCTGCGGCATGGCCAAGGCGAAGTACTACCTGCTCACCGCCGACTTCATCGACGGGCGCGAGGCCGAGCGCATCGGCCTGGTCAGCCGCTGCGTCCCCGGCGACCGGCTGCTCCCCACCGCGCTCGAGGTCGCCGAGAAGCTCGCCACCGGCCCCCAGCTGGCGATCCGCTGGACCAAGCGTGCGCTGAACAACTGGCTCCGCCAGGCCGGCCCGATCTTCGACGCCTCGCTGGCGCTCGAGATGCTGAACTTCTTCGACGAGGACGTCGCCGAGGGCGCCGCCGCGATCCTGGAGAAGCGGCCGCCGAGGTTCCCCTCCGCCACCTGAGCGGAGGCGCCGCTCAGGAGGAGCGCCGGTCACCGGCGCGGCGGCCGGGGACGGGGGCGGTCAGATCGCCACCTGGCGGGGCGCCGGGGCGGGGAGGGCGAGGTGATGGCCCTGGCCGATCGTGATCCCGAGCGCGAGGAGCTCGCGGGCCACCTCCGGGGTCTCCACCCCCTCGGCGATCACGGTGGCGCCGCTGTCCCGCGCGAAGGCCTGGGCGGCGCGGATCGCGGCCCGCGAGCCCGGGCGGGTGGCGGTGGTGCTGAGGCTGCGCGCGACCTTGATGAACTCGGGGTCGAGCGCGGCCAGCACCTCGAGGGTGGAGTGGCCGTCGCCGACGTCGTCGGCGGCGAAGCGCACCCCGTGCTCGCGGTAGAGGCCGGCGATGAGCTGGAGCCGCTCGAGGTCGGGGATGGTCTCCTGCTCGGTGAGCTCGAGCACCACGTCGGTGGGCGAGCGGCCCACCCAGCGCAGCAGCAGCAGCAGCTGGTCGACCTCGTGGACCGGGTCGAGGAAGGCGGCGGCGCTGACGTTGACGAAGATGGTCGCGCCGGCGGGCAGCCCCCGGGCCTCGCGGAGGGCGGCGCGGCGGCAGAGCCAGTCGAGGTCGCGGATGCGCCCGAGCCGGCGGGCGGCGTCGAAGAGGCCGGACACGCTCGCATCGGGGCCGGTGCCGGCAGGGCGGGCGAGCGCCTCGTAGCCGGCCACGGTGCCGTCGCGGAGGTCGAC belongs to Candidatus Dormiibacterota bacterium and includes:
- the gltX gene encoding glutamate--tRNA ligase is translated as MGDRRPRWRTRFAPSPTGALHAGSVRTALFNWLAARATGGTFLLRVEDTDQARYHPGSELQILESLRWLGLDWDEGPEVGGPHAPYVQSLRTDLYRLEADRLVEAGAAYWCTCTPSRLEQMRAEQRAAGRPTRYDRRCLARQEEVAQERAAGVPAVLRQLIPPGRTEWIDLIRGPIAFDNAEIDDQVLLKGDDFPTYHLANVVDDHAMGITHVIRAEEWIPSTPKHLSLYAALGWDPPVFAHVPVVLGEDGQKLSKRRGARNILDYRELGYLPSALVNAMALLGWSSGTDDEVFGIAELAERFSLDRVNPAPAVFDSKRLDALNGLHIRRLPAAELAAALAPWIEGATEEQRLALVPLLQERMSRLDEATRLAAPLLGEVAWPEGADFPPRKVDVDSAAALLEATIAEVDGGGLGDTEAMRQRLAAVLEERGTKPRDGFRVLYMAILGSPQGVPVFDAMRFIGPDVAVRRLRTARERLYGGV
- a CDS encoding acyl-CoA dehydrogenase family protein, which codes for MSADVWTGDEHRLLRETVRNFTEHEIVPFLATWERQGELPRALSERAGALGLLGAGWPEAVGGSGGDITHASVVAEEVIQSGGSGGICAGLFTHGIAIPHILAAGDAAQIERWVRPTLEGRLIGALAVTEPDAGSDVASLHTRAVRDGDHYVVNGAKTFITSGARADFVTTAVRTGGEGHGGVSLLVVERGTPGFTVGRRLEKMGWWCSDTAELAFADVRVPVANLVGEEGTGFLQIMRNFQSERIGIAVQAHATAQRCLDLALAWAGSRQAFGRPLMARQVIRHKLTEMARQTDVAREYTRAVMARMLRGEDCVRQVSMAKNTAVMACHHVVDEAVQIHGGMGYMRETEVERHYRDSRILGIGGGTNEIMNEIIARTMGL
- a CDS encoding TetR/AcrR family transcriptional regulator is translated as MIPPTAALRRTRGEADPEPAGRWREGLGVRPELILVAATELFRESGYHGVGVDDIGRAAGITGPAVYRHFPSKVAILIAVFDRITERLLEGGEAQLARGRSPRGRLERLVGFHVDFVLDERALMAVYAREDDSLPSADRRRLRRRQRLYLEHWVETLVRLRPELSDEAARAAVRSVLGMLNAVAHYDAVLERDELAALLERMAIASLLAAARGPRGQAADR
- a CDS encoding enoyl-CoA hydratase/isomerase family protein, whose protein sequence is MNVADYQHLLFERRANGVLLITINRPDRLNATDEVLHNELCRVWPDVSVDPETRVAVITGAGRAFSAGGDLSMVQSQVGNFRKVAAIMEEARSIVHNIIECEKPVISAINGVAVGAGLAVALMADISIMAEEARITDGHIRLGVGAGDHAAIIWPLLCGMAKAKYYLLTADFIDGREAERIGLVSRCVPGDRLLPTALEVAEKLATGPQLAIRWTKRALNNWLRQAGPIFDASLALEMLNFFDEDVAEGAAAILEKRPPRFPSAT
- a CDS encoding IPT/TIG domain-containing protein, producing the protein MNRRILSALTGTALLGGVLAANVAMPRTVAAAQCSQPHVSSVGNALAHAGESVTVSGSGFTCGGQGNGTSLSVGGTGQNITGLSDSSITFQASGAAGSVVVTVSYPVLLGSQNQSSNTERLLLMAPAVAQNTATPGPGGGFTVAGSGFALGGFRQAITASACGQGIPVTAVSDTAVSLNAPGSYCNGAVALAFAGFATSTKNPSILTNVVTTGAGAINVQPNASGLSTAAAAPGQVVSLSGAGFGNSGSATLNGAGIGSAWSDNTISFTVQPGSTSGAVVFTRADGHQISGGNLTVNSQIAGASSARAQAGDTVTINGAGFGTNAGTVTLGGTALGIKGWSPTSISVTIPAGATGGDLTVTPQGNAPSTLPNGLAILHLAALKPANGAAGAVIGITGGGFGSQKGTVTIAGVNAPVQLWGDGTIAVAVPSTKFAGGGGDDHLVVNVPGAASPLTAAFHIDPTPAATPGSTPGTTPGNTPGSTPGSTDNPTSGASPNSTPGFIPPSADGPIIQIGPVPFHKTPKVAGPVDLALKSDQSTADPGVNIPFTVTLSAFGNPVVGAPVDLLLVVVPGGDASISPAKGVTDANGKVSGVLHLSKRAGDHIILARSGQYSDEIKVTGRGLAATGGAGGTDSGLGNIGGGSPQRTIIVAALLACLVLFLSGFGINLATARNGAAVAAGPRRSVGGSLVAVPVNAGAAAQFGMAMMVCAVGQLVALARRR
- a CDS encoding PPOX class F420-dependent oxidoreductase, yielding MTIDEARDFIRSNHRAVLATERADGGVAMSPIVVGIDADGDLVVSTRETAMKTHHVRRTGRASVCVLNDGFFGAWAVVEGPARVVSLPEAMEPLVDYYRSSFGEHPDWDDYRAAMEREQRVILKITPERAGPTRQG
- a CDS encoding sortase; protein product: MPLHIQRWLRRSSWFLMGIAVLIVGYVGTLVGYESYEQHRLLSAWDTSHAGVSDAQQVGSGVFVTKHPHLADGEPMAKLTVPGINFTAVVTEGADRGILSAGPGHDDHTDYPGEGGLILIGNHNGFSTSWNDVHNGSVVELDTTYGRFYYKINQRYITSGTDRSYIDRPHDGVGVEVLELVTCWPLWQGAFAPDRLVFEATPVNAP
- a CDS encoding SDR family NAD(P)-dependent oxidoreductase, encoding MTGPRRGTAVVTGASSGIGAATVATLARAGWRVVAGARREGRLREVAERAGARWMPLDVTDQASVDAFVAGLDECAVLVNNAGGAYGLAPIAEADDEQWRRMYEVNVLGLMRMTRALLPLLERAGPGHVVNIGSIAAAETYPGGAGYTAVKHGVRAITRTLRQELLGRPVRVTEVDPGAVETEFSLVRLGSEERAAQVYAGMIPLSGEDIAECVLWVVERPPHVNVDELVVRPLDQVMGVPTLHRREQPG